A stretch of Gymnodinialimonas phycosphaerae DNA encodes these proteins:
- the pyrH gene encoding UMP kinase, whose protein sequence is MENAVTADALTDKGGRYKRVMLKISGEALMGDQGFGLHPPTVERIAREIQSVHDLGVEICLVIGGGNIFRGLQGSAQGMERTTADYMGMLATVMNALAMQGALESLGVYTRVISAITMNEVAEPYIRRRAIRHLEKKRVCIFAAGTGNPYFTTDTAATLRASEMDCEAIFKGTKVDGVYDKDPAKHADAKRYETVTYDEVLAQHLAVMDASAIALARENKLPIMVFSLDEPGGFKSILDGTGTYTTVVE, encoded by the coding sequence ATGGAAAACGCTGTCACCGCCGACGCCCTTACGGACAAAGGCGGGCGCTACAAGCGCGTCATGCTGAAGATCTCGGGTGAGGCGTTGATGGGCGATCAGGGCTTTGGCCTGCATCCCCCGACGGTCGAGCGCATCGCGCGCGAAATCCAATCCGTCCACGACCTGGGCGTGGAGATCTGCCTGGTCATCGGCGGCGGCAACATCTTTCGGGGCCTGCAAGGCAGCGCCCAGGGGATGGAGCGGACGACGGCCGACTACATGGGAATGCTCGCCACGGTAATGAACGCGCTGGCCATGCAGGGCGCGCTGGAAAGCCTTGGGGTCTACACGCGGGTCATTTCAGCGATCACGATGAACGAAGTGGCCGAGCCCTACATCCGCCGCCGCGCCATCCGCCACCTGGAGAAAAAGCGCGTCTGCATCTTTGCGGCGGGCACGGGCAACCCGTATTTCACCACCGATACGGCGGCGACGCTGCGCGCCAGCGAAATGGATTGCGAGGCGATCTTCAAGGGCACCAAGGTGGACGGCGTCTACGACAAGGACCCGGCCAAACACGCAGATGCCAAGCGCTACGAGACTGTCACCTATGACGAGGTTCTGGCACAGCATCTGGCCGTCATGGACGCCAGCGCCATTGCCTTGGCGCGGGAGAACAAGCTGCCGATCATGGTGTTTTCCCTGGACGAGCCGGGCGGGTTCAAGAGCATTCTGGACGGGACGGGGACCTATACGACGGTGGTCGAGTAG
- a CDS encoding ABC transporter permease: MEQLTWTGSFGAFLNPAMIAALVIFIVGFLANTVLTIAGVRAGELEFNGDGTMSLRRTPIDYALATMKYAVLLFVLCCIGFIMAGIVLPTIEQKGILGGMAQRLLPVWIALIVTFVVSITFKRRLGLYGKLFDSPIGMAGFGLVMFWIFAALFSGLFPLVPTHGAIDLISSMRNELPGMPLPSPEEGEYPYYLLGGDNLGRDVFSRVFFGAADVLSITPVATLFAFMVGITLGLPAGYFGGKLDTVLTFIANLALAFPVILLFFLLVTPEIVAAGVPQYMSMVLFLFPILFLVVLFNSRYHTDPMRRNIYVGIAAAVGFWAYFSLISNAEDPDAPFRFWPEFLDGFDIAGNLLIVFVSVVFVNSPTVFRIVRGITLDVKTRDYVAAAQTRGEGPWYIMLWEILPNARGPLIVDFCLRIGYTTILLGTLGFFGLGVSPESPDWGSTINEGRRLLTIYPHPALPPALALMSLVLGLNLLADGLREESLKD, encoded by the coding sequence ATGGAACAACTGACCTGGACCGGCTCCTTCGGAGCGTTCCTCAACCCCGCGATGATTGCCGCCTTGGTGATCTTCATCGTCGGCTTCCTCGCCAACACCGTGCTGACGATCGCTGGCGTGCGCGCCGGCGAGTTGGAGTTCAACGGCGACGGCACCATGTCGCTGCGCCGCACCCCCATCGACTACGCGCTGGCGACGATGAAATACGCGGTGCTGCTGTTCGTGTTGTGCTGCATCGGCTTTATCATGGCCGGCATCGTACTGCCCACGATCGAGCAGAAAGGCATCCTTGGCGGTATGGCGCAGCGGCTTTTGCCCGTCTGGATCGCACTGATTGTGACCTTCGTGGTCTCCATCACCTTCAAGCGCCGCCTTGGCCTTTATGGCAAACTCTTCGACAGCCCCATCGGCATGGCGGGCTTCGGCCTCGTGATGTTCTGGATCTTCGCGGCGCTCTTCTCGGGCCTCTTTCCCCTTGTGCCCACCCATGGCGCCATCGACCTGATCTCATCCATGCGCAACGAGTTGCCGGGCATGCCCCTGCCCTCGCCTGAGGAAGGGGAATATCCCTACTATCTTCTGGGCGGCGATAACCTGGGCCGTGACGTGTTCAGCCGCGTGTTCTTCGGGGCGGCGGACGTTTTGTCCATTACCCCCGTCGCGACGCTGTTCGCCTTCATGGTCGGCATCACGCTTGGCCTGCCAGCGGGCTACTTCGGCGGCAAGCTGGACACCGTGCTGACCTTCATCGCCAACCTGGCCCTGGCCTTCCCGGTGATCTTGCTGTTCTTCCTGCTGGTGACGCCGGAAATCGTCGCCGCAGGCGTGCCGCAATACATGTCGATGGTGCTGTTCCTGTTCCCGATCCTGTTCCTCGTGGTGCTGTTCAACTCGCGCTATCACACCGATCCGATGCGCCGGAACATCTACGTCGGCATCGCGGCGGCGGTGGGTTTCTGGGCCTACTTCTCGCTGATCTCCAATGCCGAGGACCCCGACGCCCCGTTCCGCTTCTGGCCCGAGTTCCTTGACGGCTTCGACATCGCGGGCAACCTGCTGATCGTCTTCGTGTCGGTGGTCTTCGTGAACTCCCCCACCGTGTTCCGCATCGTGCGCGGCATCACGCTGGACGTGAAAACCCGCGACTACGTGGCGGCAGCACAAACGCGCGGCGAAGGCCCGTGGTACATCATGCTGTGGGAAATCCTGCCCAACGCGCGCGGGCCCCTGATCGTCGATTTCTGCTTGCGCATCGGCTACACCACGATCCTTCTGGGTACCTTGGGCTTCTTCGGCCTCGGCGTCTCACCGGAATCGCCTGACTGGGGATCGACCATCAACGAGGGCCGACGCCTCCTGACAATCTACCCCCACCCGGCCCTGCCGCCCGCGCTGGCGCTCATGTCGCTGGTTCTGGGCCTCAACCTGCTGGCCGACGGCCTGCGTGAAGAAAGCCTGAAAGACTGA
- a CDS encoding ABC transporter permease, whose product MGAFILRRTGVMILTAICLTIVVFFLTNLFPNLEKLAKTQGNARMSDEEVVSWLDRNGYGGPMLFRYGEWLGVMPGWTREDPETGEITGRCIDFGTDPADAPTRCGLLQGDLGFSTVSDEDVANVLPGRLLLTLKLMGWAFGLMVPAALLVGVLAGMREGSRLDRSLSTLSIASTATPEYVSGVIFIVLFASTTAGVSGALTEWGWLGGDGWLGDRRTLFLGSARSAMEDITFWNFTLPVVTIALYGMGYIARMTRASMAEVMTAQYIRTARLKGVSFRNIVLKHALRNALIAPFTVIMLQFPWLLTGVVIVETLFNYNGFGWTMVQAASNNDIELLLACSIVAVFVVLLTQLISDIGYVFLNPRIRIS is encoded by the coding sequence ATGGGGGCCTTCATCCTTCGCCGAACCGGCGTGATGATCCTGACCGCAATTTGCCTGACAATCGTGGTGTTTTTCCTCACGAACCTGTTTCCCAACCTTGAGAAACTGGCGAAAACGCAAGGCAATGCCCGGATGAGCGACGAAGAAGTCGTCAGCTGGCTGGACCGCAACGGATACGGCGGCCCGATGCTGTTCCGCTACGGCGAATGGTTGGGCGTGATGCCCGGCTGGACCCGAGAAGACCCCGAAACCGGTGAGATCACCGGCCGTTGCATCGACTTCGGCACCGATCCGGCCGATGCCCCCACCCGCTGCGGGTTGTTGCAGGGGGATCTGGGTTTCTCGACCGTCTCTGACGAAGATGTCGCCAACGTCCTGCCCGGCCGCCTTCTACTGACCCTGAAATTGATGGGATGGGCCTTTGGCCTGATGGTCCCTGCCGCCCTTCTGGTGGGCGTGCTGGCGGGGATGCGCGAAGGCTCGCGGCTTGATCGAAGTCTGTCGACCCTGTCCATCGCCTCCACCGCGACGCCAGAATATGTGTCGGGCGTGATCTTCATCGTGCTCTTCGCCTCCACCACCGCAGGTGTGTCGGGTGCGCTGACGGAATGGGGATGGCTTGGCGGCGACGGCTGGCTTGGCGACCGCCGCACCCTGTTCCTGGGCTCTGCCCGTTCGGCGATGGAAGACATCACCTTCTGGAACTTCACCCTGCCCGTCGTCACCATCGCGCTGTACGGCATGGGCTACATCGCGCGTATGACCCGCGCGTCGATGGCCGAGGTGATGACCGCGCAATATATCCGCACCGCGCGGCTCAAGGGCGTCAGCTTCCGCAACATCGTGCTCAAGCACGCTTTGCGCAACGCGCTGATCGCGCCGTTCACCGTCATCATGCTGCAATTCCCCTGGCTTCTGACCGGCGTGGTGATCGTGGAGACGCTGTTCAACTACAACGGCTTCGGCTGGACCATGGTCCAAGCGGCCTCGAATAACGATATCGAGCTGCTTCTGGCCTGCTCCATCGTCGCGGTCTTCGTGGTCCTTCTGACACAGCTGATCTCGGACATCGGCTACGTATTCCTCAACCCCCGCATTCGCATTTCATAA
- a CDS encoding ABC transporter substrate-binding protein has translation MKDFTHTRKEAGLKTHPVAEMYAAEHKAGKLDRREFLVRSTALGLTATAAYSLIGTTPAMAEGHRAVPGEGGSLRIQMEVRALKDPRTYDWSQMGNVTRGIVEYLVQYNNDGSFEGVLLDSWEANEDATVYTLNVRQGITFNNGDPFNAEDVAANLIGFCDSTVEGNSMATRMGGLVDPDTGVARDGAIEVVDEYTVRVTYPSPDITFIPGIADYPSAIQHRDMVGTNPADHGIGTGAYMITNYEVGVSATLTRNPDHTYWRDTYLDEIVFVDLGQDPAAWFAAAEADEFDMTYETVGEFIDLFDAIGWNKGEVVTAATVVIRPNQNNAPYDDVRVRRAIQLAVDNQVCLDLGVNGQGVVAENHHVCPIHPEYAELPPLVFDPEAARALLEEAGHADTEFELVSIDDDYRKNTTDAVAAQLRDAGFNVTRTIIPGSTFWNDWTSYPFSSTNWNHRELGVMILNLAYRTGVPWNETAFSNEEFDTLLTEANGIQDADARRVVMERLEQIMQEEGVTIQPYWRSLFNHARPGVVNGSMHAKFEMNPHYLGFEA, from the coding sequence ATGAAAGATTTCACCCACACGCGCAAAGAGGCCGGTCTCAAGACCCACCCCGTCGCTGAAATGTACGCCGCCGAGCACAAGGCAGGCAAACTCGACCGCCGTGAATTCCTCGTGCGCTCGACCGCCCTCGGCCTGACTGCCACCGCCGCCTATTCGCTGATCGGCACCACGCCCGCGATGGCCGAAGGCCACCGCGCCGTTCCCGGCGAGGGCGGCAGCCTGCGCATCCAGATGGAAGTGCGCGCGCTCAAGGATCCGCGCACCTATGACTGGTCGCAGATGGGCAACGTCACCCGCGGGATCGTCGAGTATCTGGTCCAGTACAACAACGACGGCTCGTTCGAGGGCGTTCTGCTGGACAGCTGGGAAGCCAATGAAGACGCCACCGTTTACACGCTGAACGTGCGCCAGGGCATCACCTTCAACAACGGCGATCCCTTCAACGCCGAAGACGTCGCCGCCAACCTGATCGGCTTCTGCGACAGCACCGTTGAAGGCAACTCCATGGCCACCCGCATGGGCGGTCTGGTGGACCCCGACACCGGCGTGGCGCGTGACGGCGCGATCGAGGTCGTGGACGAGTACACCGTGCGCGTGACCTACCCCTCCCCCGACATCACCTTCATCCCCGGCATCGCGGATTACCCCTCGGCGATCCAGCACCGTGACATGGTTGGCACCAACCCTGCCGATCACGGGATCGGGACGGGCGCATACATGATCACCAACTACGAAGTGGGTGTCTCGGCCACGCTGACGCGTAACCCCGATCACACCTACTGGCGTGACACCTATCTGGACGAGATCGTTTTCGTCGACCTCGGCCAGGACCCGGCCGCATGGTTTGCAGCCGCCGAAGCCGACGAATTCGACATGACCTACGAGACGGTCGGCGAATTCATCGACCTGTTCGACGCCATTGGCTGGAACAAGGGTGAAGTGGTGACCGCCGCAACCGTGGTGATCCGTCCCAACCAGAACAACGCCCCCTACGATGACGTGCGCGTGCGTCGCGCCATCCAACTGGCGGTCGACAACCAGGTCTGCCTTGACCTGGGCGTCAACGGTCAGGGCGTTGTGGCGGAAAACCACCACGTCTGCCCGATCCACCCGGAATACGCCGAACTGCCGCCACTGGTGTTCGACCCCGAAGCGGCGCGTGCGCTGCTTGAAGAAGCGGGTCACGCCGATACCGAGTTCGAGCTGGTCTCCATCGACGATGACTACCGCAAGAACACCACCGACGCCGTGGCCGCTCAGCTGCGCGACGCGGGCTTCAATGTGACGCGGACAATCATTCCCGGCTCTACCTTCTGGAACGACTGGACGTCCTATCCGTTCTCCTCGACCAACTGGAACCACCGGGAACTGGGGGTCATGATCCTCAACCTCGCGTATCGGACCGGTGTGCCGTGGAACGAAACCGCGTTCTCGAACGAGGAATTCGACACGCTGCTGACGGAAGCCAACGGCATCCAGGACGCCGACGCGCGCCGTGTGGTGATGGAGCGTCTGGAGCAGATCATGCAGGAAGAGGGCGTCACCATTCAGCCCTACTGGCGCTCGCTCTTCAACCACGCCCGTCCGGGTGTGGTGAACGGCTCGATGCATGCGAAGTTCGAAATGAACCCGCACTATCTTGGGTTCGAGGCCTAA
- the frr gene encoding ribosome recycling factor gives MSDEFMLDTDDLERRMEGAIASLRTEFASLRTGRASASMLEPVMVDAYGAMTPINQVGTVNVPEPRMVTINVWDKGLVGKVEKAIRESGLGINPQLNGTIIMLPIPELNEERRRELTKVAGTYAENARVAVRNVRRDGMDQIKKAKADNLGEDDQKFWESAVQELTDTFIKRVDDQLEVKQEEIMQV, from the coding sequence ATGTCAGACGAATTCATGCTCGATACCGATGATCTGGAGCGACGGATGGAGGGGGCGATTGCGTCGCTGCGCACCGAATTTGCCTCGCTGCGCACGGGCCGCGCCTCGGCCTCGATGCTGGAGCCGGTGATGGTGGACGCCTATGGCGCGATGACACCGATCAACCAGGTTGGCACGGTGAACGTGCCGGAACCGCGGATGGTGACGATCAATGTCTGGGACAAGGGCCTTGTGGGCAAGGTCGAGAAGGCCATTCGCGAGTCGGGTCTGGGGATCAACCCGCAGCTCAATGGCACGATCATCATGCTGCCCATCCCCGAGTTGAACGAGGAGCGCCGCCGCGAGTTGACCAAGGTCGCGGGCACCTACGCCGAGAACGCTCGCGTTGCCGTGCGCAATGTGCGCCGCGACGGGATGGACCAGATCAAGAAAGCCAAGGCCGACAATCTGGGGGAAGACGACCAGAAGTTCTGGGAAAGCGCGGTGCAGGAGTTGACCGACACCTTCATCAAGCGCGTCGATGATCAGCTTGAGGTCAAGCAAGAAGAGATCATGCAGGTCTAA
- a CDS encoding ABC transporter ATP-binding protein, with product MVDTIADDVKAVPDRYDGPILEIENLSISFFTRLREIPAVMDFSCKVMPGEAMGLVGESGCGKSTVALGVMQDLGVNGRVVGGTIKFKGRDLNTMSQEELRDLRGSEIAMIYQEPMASLNPAMKIGKQLMEVPMIHEGKSEKEAYQMALDVVTDVRLPDPERMLKSYPHQLSGGQQQRIVIAMALMSKPSLLILDEPTTALDVTVEAGIVDLVKGLGEKYGTSMLFISHNLGLVLETCDRLCVMYSGEAVETGSIEDVFDEMQHPYTQALFRSIPLPGADKNARPLVAIPGNFPLPHERPPGCNFGPRCDYFEEGRCNVGNIRMDKVPGNDRHASRCVKFKEIDWNAPITLAETTEKAPIGDVVLKIDNLKKYYEVAANALFGGGSTKVVKANETLSFEARESETLAIVGESGCGKSTLAKVLMGLETATDGTIVMGNQEIQNTAIEDRDTKTVSSIQMVFQNPFDTLNPSMTVGRQIIRALEVFKIGNSDADRKNRMLELLDLVKLPRAFADRMPRQLSGGQKQRVGIARAFAGDARIVVADEPVSALDVSVQAAVTDLLMEIQRREKTTLLFISHDLSIVRYLSDRVMVMYLGHVVELGSTEQVFSPPYHPYTEALLSAVPIADTSVQKKHIVLEGDIPSAMNPPSGCPFQTRCNWKSDVSGNLCDTEVPPMKTLADGHQIKCHLADDILARMEPVIKIAAE from the coding sequence ATGGTCGATACCATCGCAGACGACGTCAAAGCTGTCCCGGATCGCTACGACGGCCCCATTCTGGAGATCGAGAACCTCTCGATTTCCTTCTTCACCCGCCTACGCGAAATCCCCGCCGTGATGGATTTTTCCTGCAAGGTGATGCCCGGCGAAGCCATGGGTCTGGTCGGCGAATCCGGTTGCGGCAAGTCCACCGTGGCCCTTGGCGTGATGCAGGATCTGGGCGTGAACGGGCGCGTCGTCGGCGGCACGATCAAGTTCAAGGGCCGCGACCTGAACACCATGTCGCAAGAAGAACTGCGCGACCTGCGCGGCTCGGAAATCGCGATGATTTACCAGGAACCCATGGCCTCCCTGAACCCGGCCATGAAGATCGGCAAGCAGCTGATGGAAGTGCCGATGATCCATGAGGGCAAGTCCGAGAAAGAGGCCTACCAGATGGCGCTGGACGTCGTCACAGACGTGCGCCTGCCGGACCCGGAGCGGATGTTGAAAAGCTATCCCCACCAGCTTTCCGGCGGCCAGCAACAGCGCATCGTGATCGCTATGGCCTTGATGTCAAAGCCTTCTCTGCTGATCCTGGATGAGCCGACAACGGCCTTGGACGTGACCGTTGAAGCGGGCATCGTGGATCTGGTGAAGGGTCTGGGCGAGAAATACGGCACCTCCATGCTGTTCATCTCTCACAACCTCGGGCTGGTGCTGGAAACCTGTGACCGCCTTTGCGTGATGTATTCCGGCGAGGCGGTGGAAACCGGCTCTATCGAGGATGTGTTTGACGAGATGCAGCACCCGTACACGCAGGCGCTCTTCCGCTCCATCCCGCTGCCCGGCGCCGACAAGAACGCGCGCCCGCTGGTGGCGATCCCCGGCAACTTCCCCCTGCCCCATGAACGCCCGCCCGGCTGCAACTTCGGCCCCCGTTGCGATTATTTCGAAGAAGGGCGCTGCAACGTCGGCAACATCCGCATGGACAAGGTACCCGGCAACGACCGCCACGCCTCGCGCTGCGTGAAGTTCAAGGAAATCGACTGGAACGCGCCGATCACGCTGGCGGAGACCACCGAAAAAGCGCCCATCGGTGATGTGGTCCTGAAGATCGACAACCTGAAGAAATATTACGAAGTCGCAGCCAACGCGCTGTTCGGGGGCGGCTCTACCAAGGTCGTCAAAGCCAATGAAACCCTCAGTTTTGAGGCCCGCGAATCCGAGACTCTCGCCATCGTGGGCGAAAGCGGTTGCGGCAAATCCACCCTCGCCAAGGTGCTGATGGGGCTGGAGACGGCGACCGACGGCACCATCGTGATGGGCAATCAGGAAATTCAAAACACGGCGATCGAGGATCGGGACACCAAGACCGTCTCCAGCATTCAGATGGTGTTCCAGAACCCTTTCGACACGCTCAACCCCTCGATGACCGTGGGCCGCCAGATCATCCGCGCGCTAGAGGTCTTCAAGATCGGCAATTCCGACGCGGATCGCAAGAACCGGATGCTGGAACTGTTGGACCTCGTGAAGCTGCCCCGCGCCTTCGCGGATCGCATGCCGCGGCAGCTCTCGGGCGGTCAGAAACAGCGCGTCGGCATCGCGCGCGCCTTCGCCGGAGACGCGCGCATCGTGGTGGCCGATGAGCCGGTCAGCGCGCTTGACGTGTCGGTGCAGGCCGCCGTGACGGACCTGCTGATGGAGATCCAGCGCCGCGAAAAGACGACGCTTCTGTTCATCTCCCACGACCTGTCAATCGTGCGCTACCTGTCGGATCGGGTCATGGTCATGTACCTGGGCCACGTGGTGGAGCTTGGCAGCACAGAGCAGGTCTTCAGCCCCCCCTACCATCCCTATACGGAGGCGCTTTTATCCGCCGTCCCCATCGCCGATACGTCGGTTCAGAAGAAACACATCGTGCTGGAAGGGGACATTCCGTCTGCCATGAACCCGCCCTCTGGCTGCCCGTTCCAGACCCGGTGCAACTGGAAGTCCGACGTCTCCGGCAACCTCTGCGACACCGAAGTACCGCCGATGAAAACGCTGGCCGACGGGCATCAGATCAAGTGCCATCTGGCCGATGATATCCTTGCGCGGATGGAGCCGGTGATCAAAATCGCGGCGGAATGA
- the miaA gene encoding tRNA (adenosine(37)-N6)-dimethylallyltransferase MiaA, with protein sequence MIDIASIPSDAPVLIVGPTASGKTALAISIARAQGRPVVNADALQVYAGWRVLTARPSPEEEAQAPHHLFGHVPFEAHYDVGQWLRDVTPYLARNPVIVGGTGLYFRALTQGLADIPPTPPDVRAAGDALSLDDLLADLRAGDPVLAARIDCHNRMRVQRGWEVLRATGRPLSDWQDATGAPLLPLAQTTALALMPDRAWLNARIAARFEHMIEDGALDEARANLPRWSRAGGAAKAIGAPELIAHLQGHLPLADARDAAIIATRQYAKRQRSWQRGNTVGWRQIPLP encoded by the coding sequence TTGATAGATATCGCTTCCATCCCTTCCGACGCGCCGGTTTTGATCGTCGGGCCCACGGCGTCGGGCAAAACCGCGCTGGCCATTTCGATTGCACGCGCCCAGGGCCGCCCGGTCGTCAACGCCGACGCGTTGCAGGTCTACGCAGGCTGGCGCGTGCTGACCGCCCGCCCCTCGCCCGAGGAAGAGGCGCAGGCACCCCACCACCTCTTTGGCCATGTCCCCTTCGAGGCCCATTACGACGTCGGCCAATGGCTGCGCGATGTGACGCCCTATCTTGCCCGGAACCCCGTTATCGTCGGCGGCACAGGCCTGTACTTTCGCGCCCTCACCCAGGGCCTCGCCGACATTCCCCCCACCCCGCCAGACGTGCGTGCCGCCGGTGACGCGCTGTCGCTGGACGACTTGCTGGCCGATCTGCGCGCGGGCGATCCCGTGCTAGCCGCCCGCATCGATTGTCACAACCGCATGCGCGTGCAGCGCGGGTGGGAGGTGCTGCGCGCCACCGGGCGGCCCCTGTCCGATTGGCAGGACGCCACCGGCGCGCCTCTTCTGCCGCTCGCCCAGACCACCGCCCTCGCGCTCATGCCGGACCGCGCGTGGCTCAACGCGCGCATCGCGGCGCGCTTTGAGCATATGATCGAAGACGGCGCCCTTGACGAGGCCCGCGCCAACCTGCCCCGCTGGTCCCGTGCCGGAGGCGCGGCCAAGGCCATCGGCGCGCCGGAACTCATCGCCCATCTCCAGGGTCATCTTCCCCTCGCCGACGCGCGCGATGCCGCGATCATCGCCACCCGCCAATACGCCAAACGCCAACGCAGCTGGCAGCGCGGCAATACCGTGGGCTGGCGGCAAATCCCGTTGCCCTAG
- a CDS encoding Hint domain-containing protein produces MATNTVNMIYIGNLPIIDTDESNWDTDNAAALQGTYDTSVMELVAITQNDVDNDGAIMDDEANMGDTVSYTTSNGSYSGQQDATVRYNAIVSETDNSQTTLQLGVVQMPNGDTFLFDYSGGTSLDFRDISSVQLISPDKTDFAGHQADYSVENTTVCFCSGTWIETDKGPARIETLRPGDKVMTADHGAQVLRWIGGRRLERPGKHAPIMIAPGALADGVPRRTLAVSPQHRMLVRSPIVVRMFEVEEILLPAKRLLDHPGVTQAPATRPVHYWHLLFDRHEVVNANGAWAESLYLGPEAVKSIGESAVTEIVEIFGVPSLMDLCQLMGTHSRPVPEAKRQKRLVQRQIANSRAWQDGAGPPHQPSTRPPSYRSPSRPECS; encoded by the coding sequence ATGGCGACCAACACTGTAAACATGATCTACATCGGCAACCTGCCGATCATCGATACCGATGAAAGCAACTGGGACACCGACAACGCCGCCGCGTTGCAAGGGACCTATGACACATCGGTCATGGAATTGGTCGCGATCACTCAGAATGACGTCGATAATGATGGCGCCATCATGGACGACGAAGCCAACATGGGCGATACCGTCAGCTACACCACCAGCAACGGCAGTTACTCCGGCCAGCAAGATGCGACCGTCCGCTACAATGCAATCGTGTCGGAAACGGACAATTCGCAGACCACGCTCCAACTCGGCGTGGTACAGATGCCCAACGGCGATACGTTCCTCTTTGACTATTCCGGTGGCACAAGTCTGGACTTTCGCGACATCAGCTCCGTCCAGCTGATCTCGCCTGACAAGACCGATTTCGCCGGACACCAAGCCGACTATTCTGTGGAGAACACGACTGTTTGCTTCTGCTCGGGCACATGGATCGAAACGGACAAGGGCCCTGCCCGGATCGAGACGCTGCGCCCTGGTGACAAGGTCATGACAGCCGACCACGGTGCGCAGGTGCTGCGCTGGATCGGCGGGCGCCGCTTGGAACGCCCCGGCAAGCACGCCCCCATCATGATTGCGCCCGGCGCGTTGGCCGATGGCGTGCCGCGCCGCACCTTGGCGGTCTCACCGCAACATCGCATGCTTGTCCGCTCGCCCATCGTCGTGCGCATGTTCGAAGTTGAAGAAATCCTGCTACCCGCCAAGAGGTTGCTGGACCATCCGGGCGTCACACAGGCCCCGGCCACGCGCCCGGTTCACTATTGGCATTTGTTGTTCGACCGCCACGAGGTGGTGAACGCCAACGGCGCGTGGGCCGAGTCGCTCTACCTCGGGCCGGAGGCGGTGAAATCCATCGGCGAAAGCGCAGTCACTGAAATCGTCGAGATTTTCGGCGTCCCATCCCTGATGGATCTGTGCCAGCTGATGGGCACGCATTCCAGGCCCGTTCCTGAAGCCAAACGCCAAAAACGGCTGGTGCAGCGTCAGATTGCCAATTCACGGGCCTGGCAAGACGGGGCCGGACCGCCCCATCAACCGTCTACTCGACCACCGTCGTATAGGTCCCCGTCCCGTCCAGAATGCTCTTGA
- a CDS encoding helix-turn-helix transcriptional regulator — MFETSRKPTVHSVASLGKLRMQGAWRVELLHASPRNRLYWITRGQGRVTVNCVTRGYGPNTAVFVPSRVPMALELASQTQGLELCLPPDDALKLPVDPFHLRVSNIESQSALTSHIEKIEGELAGQAPAMDQALTAYSLLVSAWMARELARHDASIRRDASHRLAEMFAERMEAQFRNGLGVADFAKQLQVTPTHLSRVCRDASGRPALALLNERIMYEARRLLLETDLPAREIAQQLGFSSAAYFTRAFRQAVGRTPSDFRKPPVRG; from the coding sequence ATGTTCGAGACCTCTCGCAAACCCACGGTGCATTCCGTCGCTTCCCTTGGCAAACTGCGCATGCAGGGGGCGTGGCGTGTGGAATTGCTCCACGCCTCTCCGCGCAACCGCCTTTACTGGATCACCCGCGGCCAGGGGCGCGTCACGGTCAACTGCGTCACGCGGGGCTACGGCCCCAACACCGCCGTTTTCGTGCCCTCGCGCGTGCCGATGGCCTTGGAACTGGCCTCGCAGACCCAGGGGCTGGAACTCTGCCTGCCGCCCGATGATGCGCTGAAATTGCCTGTGGATCCGTTTCACCTGCGGGTCTCGAACATCGAAAGCCAATCCGCGCTGACTTCTCATATCGAGAAGATCGAAGGCGAACTGGCCGGGCAGGCCCCCGCGATGGATCAGGCCCTGACGGCCTATTCGTTGCTTGTGTCTGCGTGGATGGCACGCGAGTTGGCGCGACACGACGCCAGCATCCGGCGCGACGCCTCGCACCGTTTGGCCGAGATGTTTGCAGAGCGGATGGAAGCGCAGTTTCGCAACGGCCTGGGCGTGGCTGATTTCGCAAAACAATTGCAGGTGACCCCCACCCACCTCAGCCGCGTGTGCCGCGACGCCTCCGGCCGCCCCGCGCTGGCCTTGCTCAATGAGCGGATCATGTACGAAGCCCGCCGTCTGCTGTTGGAAACGGATCTGCCCGCGCGTGAGATCGCGCAGCAACTGGGATTCTCCTCGGCGGCCTATTTCACCCGCGCCTTCCGTCAGGCCGTGGGGCGCACGCCCTCGGATTTTCGCAAGCCGCCGGTGCGGGGCTGA